The genomic segment GCCGTGGCtgtcactgcatgtgtgtgtgtgtgtgtgtgtgtgtgtgtgtgtttgcacgcacatgtgtgtgtgtgtaaaagacagaaaatatacTACTTCCATATAGTGGGACTTCGATCAAAAAGACTATATAAATCCTTTGTTCTTCTTTTATCCTTTGATAGTACAGTTGCACCCATATGGTGTTAGCTTATGGCTAAAATATGGGAGTCGTGATTCAATGTCTGTGGTACTGTATCGCTGTCTAGTCAAATACATGTGTGGATGCTTGGCTGTGAGAGCCCAGAATTGTTCTAGACAGTCTGCAGAACGCTGTAATCAATAATCTGTATGAGGGGAAATGGGCACAattttccatttatttaactGGTAGGGATGCCAAACAATAGGCTTTGCTGTACAGAGGGGGCAAAGTTTTGCTTAGTTAAGCCCGAAGTTTCGAATGCTGTTGATGATGCTCAGGTAGGCGGGTCCTTTGCAACATGTCTCCATCTCTAAAACAACACCTTCTCACTGCTAATAAGCTCTAGGTTGCCATGGCTAACTCAGGTCTTAAGATATTAAAGTCAAACATGCTAAATGCCATGCAGTAAGTACCCTGTGCTACAGCTACAGTACCCAAGTAAATCTAAAAATACTCAAATGCACACCCTATTGTTAGAATATTAATACCATATCTAAATGAACAATATTCACACAATTTACAACTATGATCTTCTTATCCATTTTAAAGACGTATGCAAATAACATCAAatgaaaggggggaaaaaaacaaaatattattaATTTATGACTGTAACTGGAAGTGATTTGATTCTAAGAGCTGGAGAGGGCATAAAGAGCTGGCTTTATGATCATTTGCATAAACATTATTATTTAACACCTGTGTTTGCAATGCCTCCCTACACTCAAAATAAGTCAGATGAATCCACACACAGTCGGCATAATGCACTTATCCATTCATTTATCAGATTTAGATTTTCTGCCCCATTTCCCGCTCCATCCCTCTACCTCCATCACTTCACTTCAGTACGCCCTATCTTTCCACCCCCAAACCCAACTCCTTAGTTTcccccttcctccatctccacctccctGTTGGCCAGTAATGTGGCTGGCAAACCAATTTGACAGTCTCATCTTCGCCCAAAAGATGGGGGAGGCCTCCAGAGAGCCCGTATTTGACTGTGCAGAGGAGGTAGAGCGAGAGTGTGCCTGTCCCAACCGGCGTTAATCATCTTTAGGCTCATCTGATGGCCCTTGCCCttgtttttcctgtgtgtgtgtgtgtgtgtgtgtgtgtgtgtgcgttgacTAAATGAGTCATAATGCGTAAATGAGAGGGAAGGCCAAGTGGTATTAAACTGACACCAGTGGTTCTTTGTCTTTCCTGTCATTTGGGGTGTGTTATGAGGTTTTGGGTGGAAGTGGGAGGACAAGAGTTTTAGTAACATTTATCATTCTCTGTCACTGTTCTCCCTCCTTTTACATTGTTTCAgtctattgaaaaaaaaaaaaagcctggatGAGGACCTTCAAATAACGATCTGAGACTGTGTAGATATCACACAGGCAGATATCACATGTCAAATTAAACATGCACAAGTTATGACTTGTAATTACTTGAAATTACTTGCAGTGTTATATTTTACTATTGATGACAGTACACTTCCGTAGGCTTCTATATGTTATTCATCTAAGAGTAAAATAATTCTCTTTATTCTCAACAAAATACATCACAAGGAGACCGTTAATGATAAAGAAACAATATGCACTATTATGAAGTTTCACACTTCTAATCAGTAGATATTTTGAACTTGGATAAGTGGCTTTTGCTAACGTATTCTCTCTATAAGCAGAGTGCCCTTTGTTTataagagacaaacagagagctgATTGTGAAGGAGCAGAGCCGGGCCCACATGCCGTGAGGGGAAcaagggaaaaggagggagacggagagagggaggagaggggaggaaagagactCTCCGACATAATTAACCTTCACTCTCTCCGCTTGCAGTGGCCCATGCAGGCACCACGGGCTGCGCACTAGTGCACCATGGGAATGTGGGAGCGGGAGGACACCTGGTTGGCGGTGGCGACATAGAAGGAGCAGGTTAAAATGGTGAAgtgagggtaaaaaaaaaacaaacaaaaaaaaaaacaggccgGGCTGATATAAAAGAGGTAAGTAAGGCAAGCCGTGtcagtgatttaaaaaatatgatTAACGAGGCTAATAATGGTGATGATTACTGGCACGCACGCCTTTCTAGTAGTTAATCATGCAGCTTCTTCAACGCTGCTGCCGACGCTGCTCGCTCCccacaataaatatgcaatcatTTACCTCTGTGCAGCAGGCGGCCAGGGGGCTAGGGGAAAAGACCCCACtgtacaaccacacacacacacacacacacacacacacacacacacactacaggctTACTAAAGGACACATTAGATTATCCTTTCCTGTGTGTTACTGACtgcgagtgtatgtgtgtgtttgtacgtgtgtttgtgtgtgcatgtgtgtgtctctttaacATAAAAAGAGCCCAGATCCAAGACTGGACCCAACACTATTGATACTGAGCTTTTTGCCGTGTCAgcatgtttacaaatgtgtccTACTCCGACAATGTCACTGTCTCTTGGTTGTTTTCCCTCTACGATCAAATGTTCCCACCTActttctctcattcactttGATATGGGAGCTTTTGATGCTGGCATTCGATGGTGCGCCTATACGTGCCTTTGGGGTGTCACCTATGGGTGTCACCCAACTGAGTCAATGGACTGATCGGATATGCAGAGGTACTTCCTGTTGTTGCATGTCAGCAGCACTTTGGGAGGTGGTGAGAAGAAGAAGCCAGTTAGGATTGCATATTTCAGCCCTGTTTTAGCATATATTATTCAGCTGTAACAAACAACTGGTGTCCCAACTGATTGTCTATACAGCTAGTGGTTCACCTTCCTCTTGGTAAAATCCTATGgggtttttatttttgattttattttatttatttatttatttattttaaactcTTTATGTCAGATTTGAACCAGTGAAAATCTCTGAAGGATTGATGGTTCATCTTTgcatattatttttctgccaGCTTAAATAGTTAGcaccttgtaaaaaaaaaaaaaaagtaaattagaaTTTGATTTATCTAATAATACAATTTGCTACCCTTTACCTAACATTCTTTGTACATGTAGTTTTGCAATTGCAAGTGCATAATCCTATCAGAGAAAATGCTCTTATGAAAACAACCAAATTATTTCCCCATGTTACCACTACAATTACACTCAAACATACATTATGTCATTATAGGATTATCCAGGGACAGATTTGATGAGGGCTTGGCCTGAGTATTGACTATAGTCTCAAACCCCCAGAATTCCTTTAGCCCCGCTATGCCCCTCTCTCCGCCGTTTTGTTCCCCGTTTGAACCAAAAGAAGAGCGGCAGAGTAATATGTCCCATATGCTATCAGGAATTTATCCCCCACAGAAAAAGTATGGAAACAATAGTGTGTGCTTAGGCCTCGCTCACCCAGACCTGCACACCCCTACCTCAAAGATGCATTATGTTCACAGCAGCAATTGTCCCTCCctgctatctctccctcccataTGTTCTAACACTTATGTTTTTGAGTGGAATTTATATGCTGGTGTTTCTCATCATGCAGTCAAACTGTCACACGCACATCAAGGGGAGACGATTCCAAGCTGTCACAGGAGGTGAGCGAGCACAGGTTGAGTTCATGTTGAAGTGTGAGCCTCTCTCTGTGCAATGTGGTCTCCCATCTTTGAACCTTACATCTCCCTGCAACTTTATAAAGCGCTCAACTCACCTCTTTCTTGCATACCAAACCCAAACAAATGGACCTTTcccacatcttttttttttaaatgattattattttctgctgatttttttccctgtcGTCATCTCATTTAGTGCTAGAGTTAAAGTTTCCTTGAAAGCCATCATGGGGCCATGGCAGGAGATACTAGTACAAGTGGGGAGCGCTAATGTGATACAAGTCCTATAAAAAAGATAACAAACTACTACTAAATTGCATCATTGGAGAGACAAACAGGGCAGTTGTAGGGGTCGGGCTTTCTAATTCACACCAGCCACCTTAACACGATATCAGCTGATTGCCAGTGGCCCATTTATCCTGTGTGAATTTGTTTCAGGAAAGGTGAGTTTAAAAAGCTCTTAAGTAACTGAATCTAACTCCTAAGTACCATCGGAATTTGTGTAATGCTAATTTTGCCCATAAACTTACTGTGGAGATCTCCTCTTGCCATTTGAAAGCTCAGATAAGAAGAGCACTTGTTTGTATCAAATAATCGTTTACAGCAGTGAAGAGACTAATTACAAAGAGATAAGGTGTACACAAGAACAAATAGTATTCTCTGTAATCTAAATGTACATATCCCAATGtgtgtatccgtgtgtgtgtgtgtgtgtgtgcatgtgtgtgtgcgagtgagtgtgcataagtgtgcatgcatgtgtgtgttagacagCAGGCCTGTCATGCCTCAGGCAGTCTCCGTCCCTAAAGCCTTGTCAAGAGATGGGAGCTAACAAACACATTGGTGGTAGTAAGCTGCACTGCGGCAACGCATGCTTTAATAACACTTCCTGTCATCCTGCTGCTGTCGGCACAGCTGCGTCAGGTGAGCAGCATGGTTGCACCTTCACTAACGCTAActcgtctcctcttctcctccccctgttCCCCTCCCCCATCCATTCTGATAGAGTCCCAGAGTCACCTGCTCTATTTACATGCTGCTAATGAACAAACAGTGGTAGGAACAGATGCCACTGAAACAAGGAATGTAATAAAAGGCTTAGGGTGGAGAGCGAACAGCGGGTGTGGGCGGGGGGAggtagtggtggtgggggggctgagccagtgtgtgggtgagacaaaacacagagaaaaaaaaaaagctccctCTGAGAAGCTTTGTTTGCAAATTGGAAGAACGTAAGGGAAACAAGAGAAGCATAAGTTGCAACTTGCTCTTTGCTTAAACGAAAGTGTCACTTGTCACAGATGTTACACGATAAAAAGGTTTTTTCTCATCTCCACTCCCCCTAAGGAGTAGCACGAGTGAGCCTTCTATGCATTACTGGGTCTCTGCTCCCAGCTTGAACACAGTGCAGCCGAGCTCTActaaagagatagatagagagagcgagcgaaAGAGATGCATTTGTTACACTTGAAGTGCTGTGTATTTTAGAGGGGTGGGATGGGATTTACAATTCCTTTCAAGGGCCATTTTACGCCATGTCCCTGCTGTGTTGAGTGACTGGATCACTCAGTCAAGTGACCATGCTTGTTTACATGACAGTCGGGGGAATATGTTTTGCTGTGTCACCAGGCCTGAAATATGCGCTTACACACTGCTGTTATTTGAATATCTTTTTAATTATTCTAAAAGCAATGACTAATTCTAATGGATATATTTACTAGCTACActatcagtcaaaagtttggacactgactgaatgtactatgtttttcatgatcttaatgccattttgatctaaaggcttatgcttaaatgcttgaaatgtgtttcttagacaaatagtgaagttgatgcctatgtgtgaatttctttccaaagcctttgcctttccatcaaggcaaagggtggctactttaaagaatctaaaatataagatagttttgatttgtttaacacttttttggtcactgcataatcaCTGCATAAaatcatagttttgatgtctttactattattctaaaatgtgggaaatagtaaaaataaagaaatgtatgcgcccaaacttttgactggtagtgtatatataaaTGATAGTGAAAGAGCATTCCAACTCATTAAGAATTCTTGATCCTTGGCCAGTTTGATATTAAAAATCCCTCCCCTAATGCAAAAACAACTGTTTGTAATCCCTTGGAGAACCTATGCTAGCCCAGGACACTTGTGATGTTATGTACCTTCAGCATGTGTTATGGCGTCAACCTGCTGCTAGTGCTGCTACAGTACATATTCTGCGGAGTGAGCGTGTGGGACGGATATGTGCTAACAAGCCCAGGTGAGCGTGGCTATCCTCACCTCCTGATGCGCTAATAAATGCAGTGGTTTGACAGACTGCTGTCTATGTTAATGTATGCGCCTTCACTTGCCTGTGACAAGGTGAGGTAGTGAGGGCAGGTAAACAACACACTGCAACTGGAGGGTTGATGGGGATGGCCaagtgcttgtgtatgtgtgtgtatgtgtttctcaTACTGACACCCTACTCTTCTGAACTTTGACTTGACAAGGagcagatgtcactgaatttaTATTTTAGTATTCCATTAGCTCAACAGATGTTAAGTGATACCCTATCCAGGTAAATGGGATCGGGTATTGAAATACTGCACAGTTAAAGCATGTTTTATCAAGAAGAATAATAGATCATACCTCTCACAAAAACGCAAATATCAAGTGACTTATTCTATACTACTTTCACATGGCTATTATAAAACTGATATAAATTACATAGGAAACATACATTCTATAAATTTATATATGGCCATTATTTGAATTACAATAGGTAGGATTGACTAAAGAGTAAAGATTGAATGAAACATTTCCAGTGAACCTACCTGTAACTGATACAATTACATTACAATAGAATAGTTACATGAGCATGTTCGAATGTGTGTCTACTGGCACTAACCTGTCTCGGCTCCGTCGGGAGGGGAAAGCAGCGTTGCAGCCAGCCACAGTGCACACATGCATCTCTTTGAGGTGCACATTCTTGTAGTGCAGTTTCACGCTATAGGAGCTCTTGAAGCTCTTCTTACACACGTAGCAGATCTTGGGGTCGGGGCTTGAGCATAGATCTCCCTCTGGTGATTGTGAGGAGGGGAACTTGGGTGGGCTGGCACCATAGCCCATGGAAGAGATGAAGCTCTCATGCAGAGCAGCCATGCTtgcagcagcggcagcggccGCTGCCATGCCTCCATTATAGAGGCCATATTGGCTCATGCAGAACATGTCGTAGGTGGGATCGTTGAGTTCTTCCTTGATCTTGATGGGGGGCTGGTGAGGGGAGGGTGAGGAATGGCTCTtatcctccatctccttcctcaAATGGGCCTCCTCACCCATGTCTTCCTCCTGTTCCTTGTCCAGACCCCTTCCACCCCTGCTGTGTTTTTGATgttcctccacctccatcatCTCATCACGGTAGAACATCTTGGAATCAGAGGTTTCAGACTCGTTCTCAAAGTCTCTCTCATGGTCCTGGTCCTCAGAGGTGAAGCTGTCCATGCAGCGGAGCTCGCCAGAGCCTCGAAGATCATTTCCACCCCTGCTCTCATTACCAGGCCCTTCCCGGCACTCGTCTTCGCTGTGCCTCATCATGCCTCTCAGAGCCAGGCCGGGGCTCATCTCATCCTGGGAGGGGGACTGTTGCCCACTACCACCACTGTGGTTCCCACTGCcattgttattgttgctgttacAATTTCCATTAATCTTGACATTGTTGTGAAGTAGAGATgattggtggtggtggtggtggtggtggtgatgatgatggatgtcatcttcatcctcatctttGTCCTCATACTCATCAGCCACATCAATCACCTCCTTCTCAATCTTCACTGGCATGCTAGATTTGCGAGGCTTCTTCTTCGGGGTGGGGTCACTGGTGCCAGTGGTGAGATCCTGATTGGCACTAGGCGTGGGCAAGCGGTGGGACATGGGTCCAGCCTCTGACATATGAacattgttgttattgtgggaggccacagcagcagccaggagctgctgctgctggtccaTCAAGGTGGTACTGTTGGTTGTAGTGGGCAGGATGGGGCTGGTGGGCAGTGACACTGGAGGACTGACCAGGTCTGCAGGGGACAGTAGTGTACGGTAGAATGGGGGCACTGGCTGGACTGGCTGCACTGACTTCAGAGAGGGAAACACCAGTGGGCTTTGCAGGGGTGACTGAAGCATAGGGTCAAGGGGTGGAGTAGTGAAGCCCAGCGGCGGCCTTCCAGGGCTGGTGAGAGTGAAGCCACTCTTGGTGCTGGAGATGACAGGTGTACCGGTGTTTGAGTTGGCACGGATGAGGTCCTTGTCTCGGTTGTTGCGCAGCATGGGCATGTGCAGCCGTGGATTGGGGTTGGCACTGTGGCGGTTGCGGCTGCGCAATGAGCTGAAAACCATGTTGCAGCCCTCAATGGTGCAGCGGTGTTTAATCTTCAGGTGCACAGCATTGTAGTGAATCTTCAGAGTGCCTTTGTCATAAAAGGTCTTGCCACAAGAGTTGCAACACACACGGCCCTTGCGTGAGGTAGCCCCCATGCGGCGCATGCGATGCATCtttgaggaaaaagaagagtgGGTAATGGTCTTTGACTGCTCATTCTTCACAAAGTGGTGGTGGACCTGGTGGTCACTCAGGCTGTTGGGTTGTTGAGGTTGATTCTGAGACTGCTGAGGGccctgttgctgttgctgttgctgatgctgctggagctgtgtctgctgttgctgctgtt from the Centroberyx gerrardi isolate f3 chromosome 3, fCenGer3.hap1.cur.20231027, whole genome shotgun sequence genome contains:
- the bnc2 gene encoding zinc finger protein basonuclin-2 gives rise to the protein MQFSTRPPSAEQPGFMGTWQQQGTDSNLLFRMSQQAIRCTLVNCTCECFQPGKIHLRTCDQCKHGWVAHALDKLSTQHLYHPTQVEIVQSNVVFDISSLMLYGTQAVPVRLKILLDRLFSVLKQEEVLHILHGLGWTLRDYVRGYILQDAAGKVLDRWTIMSREEEIITLQQFLRFGETKSIVELMAIQEKEGQAVTVPSSKTDSGIRTFIESNNRTRSPGLLTHLENSSPSSIHHFENIPNSLAFLLPFQYINPVSAPMLGLPPNGLPMEQSALRLREPSLPNQGEQVDTSDSEVSLSPFRTGQSPSRGALGTMNNNIEPKTEPSNRASPISPTPSTQQAQQQQQQQTQLQQHQQQQQQQGPQQSQNQPQQPNSLSDHQVHHHFVKNEQSKTITHSSFSSKMHRMRRMGATSRKGRVCCNSCGKTFYDKGTLKIHYNAVHLKIKHRCTIEGCNMVFSSLRSRNRHSANPNPRLHMPMLRNNRDKDLIRANSNTGTPVISSTKSGFTLTSPGRPPLGFTTPPLDPMLQSPLQSPLVFPSLKSVQPVQPVPPFYRTLLSPADLVSPPVSLPTSPILPTTTNSTTLMDQQQQLLAAAVASHNNNNVHMSEAGPMSHRLPTPSANQDLTTGTSDPTPKKKPRKSSMPVKIEKEVIDVADEYEDKDEDEDDIHHHHHHHHHHHQSSLLHNNVKINGNCNSNNNNGSGNHSGGSGQQSPSQDEMSPGLALRGMMRHSEDECREGPGNESRGGNDLRGSGELRCMDSFTSEDQDHERDFENESETSDSKMFYRDEMMEVEEHQKHSRGGRGLDKEQEEDMGEEAHLRKEMEDKSHSSPSPHQPPIKIKEELNDPTYDMFCMSQYGLYNGGMAAAAAAAASMAALHESFISSMGYGASPPKFPSSQSPEGDLCSSPDPKICYVCKKSFKSSYSVKLHYKNVHLKEMHVCTVAGCNAAFPSRRSRDRHSSNINLHRKLLTKELDDIVLDPQLTPLPKDLRAEFLAKIYAGHHMGLDAMAGVGIGGASLRTTGLNRDACSPASEYPHHPLHQDLQHPHTNGFYRGQPDDYMVLDLSTTSSVQSSGSVHSSHESDEGSDEGILLDDLEEEEGEEDEEEGNSEGEDCSQRAERQAEGGHRDETGELRGGEGRGERLEPSSSPILLSSTGGSNGGNSGILCNICHKMYSNKGTLRVHYKTVHLREMHKCKIPGCNMVFSSVRSRNRHSQNPNLHKNMPFSTIID